In a single window of the Bradyrhizobium erythrophlei genome:
- the soxX gene encoding sulfur oxidation c-type cytochrome SoxX, protein MGTTACFGAARAQSAAAEGEKIAFDRGKGNCLTCHGIKGGDLPGTIGPALKDIKSKYPDRNDLVAIVSDETKRNPQTVMPPFGRNRILTEQEINAVVDFLQTL, encoded by the coding sequence ATGGGCACTACCGCCTGCTTCGGCGCGGCCCGCGCGCAATCCGCCGCAGCCGAAGGCGAGAAAATCGCTTTCGATCGCGGCAAGGGCAATTGCCTCACCTGCCACGGCATCAAGGGCGGCGATCTTCCCGGCACCATCGGGCCAGCGCTGAAGGATATCAAAAGCAAATATCCCGACCGCAACGATCTCGTCGCGATCGTGTCAGATGAAACCAAGCGTAATCCGCAAACCGTGATGCCGCCGTTCGGCCGAAACCGGATTTTGACCGAGCAGGAGATCAACGCGGTCGTGGATTTCCTGCAGACATTATGA
- the soxZ gene encoding thiosulfate oxidation carrier complex protein SoxZ: MASTIRVRATSSGETTEVQALIQHPMDSGFIKDAKGEIIPPHFIQELTFEHLGKAVFVADWGAAVSKDPYVKFSFKGAKKGDDLKISWVDNKGATDSTTAKIQ; this comes from the coding sequence ATGGCATCGACCATTCGCGTGCGCGCAACCTCGAGCGGCGAAACCACCGAAGTCCAGGCGCTGATCCAGCATCCGATGGATTCCGGCTTCATCAAGGACGCCAAGGGCGAGATCATCCCACCGCATTTCATCCAGGAACTGACATTCGAACATCTCGGCAAAGCCGTGTTCGTCGCAGACTGGGGCGCGGCGGTCTCCAAGGACCCCTATGTCAAGTTCAGCTTCAAGGGCGCCAAGAAGGGCGACGATCTGAAAATCAGCTGGGTCGACAACAAGGGCGCGACCGATAGCACCACGGCCAAGATCCAATAG
- a CDS encoding acyl-CoA dehydrogenase family protein: MALVLTEEQSMLRDSARGLISDKAPVSHLRQLRDSKDATGFSRDLWRAFAEMGFSGLLVPEDFGGSGLGCVEAGVVMEEIGRTLMPSPFLATAVLAASALSRGGSAAQKSEHLPRISDGSLLAALAIDEGTKHRPLQTNMQAVRSGNGFRLQGDKAFVIDGHTADLLIVAARTAGAAGERDGLTLFLVDPKAKGVETERTAMVDSHNAARIRFDNVEVDADGVLGEVDQGGALLEGVLNIGRGAVASEMVGLSEEVFGRTVGYLRERKQFGKLIGEFQALQHRAAQLYIEIEITRAAVLKALQMLDANFDNAGAAVAVAKARAGSTATLAVQEGVQMHGGMGMTDQFDIGFFMKRARVCQELFGDSNFHADQLARMKRY, encoded by the coding sequence ATGGCCCTCGTCCTAACCGAAGAACAGTCGATGCTGCGCGACAGCGCGCGCGGTCTCATCAGCGACAAGGCACCGGTGTCGCATCTGCGGCAATTGCGCGATAGCAAGGACGCCACCGGATTTTCGCGCGACCTGTGGCGGGCGTTCGCCGAGATGGGATTTTCCGGCCTGCTGGTGCCTGAGGATTTCGGCGGCAGCGGGCTTGGTTGCGTCGAGGCCGGGGTGGTGATGGAGGAAATCGGCCGCACCCTGATGCCGTCGCCGTTCCTGGCGACCGCGGTGCTCGCGGCTTCTGCGCTGTCGCGCGGCGGCAGCGCCGCGCAGAAATCCGAGCATCTGCCCAGGATTTCGGATGGCTCGCTGCTGGCAGCACTGGCCATCGACGAGGGGACGAAACATCGGCCGCTGCAAACCAACATGCAGGCGGTGCGTTCCGGCAACGGTTTCAGGCTTCAGGGCGACAAGGCCTTCGTGATCGACGGCCACACCGCGGACCTCTTGATCGTCGCGGCCCGCACCGCCGGCGCAGCGGGCGAACGCGACGGACTGACGCTGTTCCTGGTCGATCCCAAAGCCAAGGGCGTCGAGACCGAGCGCACCGCGATGGTCGATTCGCACAACGCGGCGCGGATCAGGTTTGACAATGTCGAGGTCGATGCCGACGGCGTGCTTGGCGAGGTCGATCAGGGCGGTGCCTTGCTGGAAGGCGTGCTCAATATCGGTCGCGGCGCGGTGGCCTCCGAAATGGTCGGGCTCAGCGAGGAAGTGTTCGGCCGCACCGTCGGCTATCTCAGGGAGCGCAAGCAGTTCGGCAAGCTGATCGGCGAATTCCAGGCGCTGCAGCACCGCGCCGCGCAGCTCTATATCGAGATCGAGATCACCCGCGCTGCGGTATTGAAGGCGCTGCAGATGCTCGATGCGAATTTTGATAACGCGGGCGCGGCCGTAGCCGTGGCAAAAGCGCGCGCGGGCTCGACCGCGACGCTTGCGGTCCAGGAAGGCGTGCAGATGCATGGCGGCATGGGCATGACCGACCAGTTCGACATCGGTTTCTTCATGAAGCGCGCACGGGTCTGCCAGGAATTGTTCGGCGACAGCAATTTTCACGCGGATCAACTGGCGCGGATGAAGAGGTATTGA
- a CDS encoding MFS transporter, with the protein MLENYRNTSVDETSARYDGWRIVVVCFLVATFGWGLGFYGQSVYLAELHRLYGWPASLISTGTTFFYLFGAVLVVFVSEAVRAFGPRNCLLGGVVALAAAAVMIGQVSEPWQLYVADALMAFGWAGTSLGVITNMLGLWFDHKRGMAISLALNGASFGGVVGVPLLVAAIERFGFSGAMTSAAMAMLVLMIPIILIFVGQPPGRAAAMGSAAMAAPSASRIRAQALRDVAFLSVAVAFALVLFAQVGFIVHLIAYLDPLIGRTHATTAVALLTAMAMAGRVLFSTVIDRLNQRLASAISFTSQAVALLVIIHSRNEMVLIAACAVFGFSVGNLITLPSLIVQREFDPRSFGVLISLVTAINQITYAFGPGVIGLLRDASGSYALPFYGCIGLQLIAAVLIMVRGRSKLV; encoded by the coding sequence ATGCTGGAAAACTACAGGAACACATCAGTCGACGAGACCTCCGCCCGTTACGACGGCTGGCGGATCGTCGTGGTGTGTTTCCTGGTGGCGACCTTCGGCTGGGGCCTCGGCTTCTATGGCCAAAGCGTCTATCTCGCCGAGTTGCATCGCCTCTACGGCTGGCCGGCCTCGCTGATTTCGACGGGGACGACCTTCTTTTATCTGTTCGGCGCGGTGCTGGTTGTCTTTGTCAGCGAAGCGGTGCGGGCATTCGGTCCGCGCAACTGCCTGCTCGGCGGCGTGGTTGCGCTGGCAGCGGCCGCCGTCATGATCGGCCAGGTTTCCGAGCCGTGGCAACTTTATGTCGCCGATGCGCTGATGGCATTCGGCTGGGCCGGCACCAGCCTCGGCGTCATCACCAACATGCTCGGGCTCTGGTTCGACCACAAGCGCGGCATGGCGATCAGCCTGGCGCTGAACGGCGCCAGTTTCGGCGGCGTCGTCGGCGTGCCGCTCTTGGTGGCGGCGATCGAGCGTTTCGGATTTTCCGGCGCCATGACCTCAGCCGCGATGGCGATGCTGGTGCTGATGATTCCGATCATCCTGATTTTTGTCGGGCAGCCGCCCGGTCGCGCTGCCGCAATGGGGTCGGCCGCCATGGCGGCGCCGTCCGCATCGCGGATACGCGCACAGGCATTGCGTGATGTTGCGTTCCTGAGTGTCGCGGTTGCATTCGCCCTGGTGCTGTTCGCGCAGGTCGGATTCATCGTGCACCTGATTGCCTACCTCGATCCGCTGATCGGCCGGACGCATGCGACGACCGCGGTCGCACTGTTGACGGCAATGGCGATGGCCGGGCGCGTGCTGTTCTCGACCGTGATCGACCGGCTCAACCAGCGGCTGGCTTCGGCGATCTCGTTTACGAGCCAGGCGGTGGCGCTACTGGTCATCATCCATTCGCGCAACGAGATGGTGCTGATCGCGGCCTGCGCGGTATTCGGCTTCTCGGTCGGCAATCTGATTACACTGCCGTCCTTGATCGTGCAGCGGGAGTTCGACCCGCGCTCGTTCGGCGTGCTGATCAGCCTGGTCACGGCGATCAACCAGATCACCTATGCGTTCGGCCCGGGAGTCATCGGCCTGTTGCGCGACGCCTCCGGCAGCTACGCGCTGCCGTTTTACGGCTGCATCGGGTTGCAACTGATTGCCGCCGTGCTGATCATGGTGCGCGGACGCAGCAAGCTTGTGTAG
- a CDS encoding DUF938 domain-containing protein yields the protein MADYVVEFGKDGRPVEPDGRLDAPAFHRNHQAIWSVLQTFLESKSGDVVEAGSGTGQHVVEFAGRTPDITWWPSDLNAQHLKSIDAWRARAGLPNIRPPLRIDLADPAWCAQMHDGSGPGKLLAVFCANVIHIAPWRVAEGLFEGAGRYLRADGRLFLYGPFKRGGKHTAVSNAVFDTSLRERDAEWGVRDVEALEQLAGKAGLVLIEIAEMPANNLVLVFARSKSA from the coding sequence ATGGCTGACTACGTGGTTGAATTCGGCAAGGATGGCCGGCCGGTGGAACCCGACGGCCGTCTCGACGCGCCGGCGTTTCATCGCAACCACCAGGCGATCTGGTCGGTATTGCAGACATTTCTCGAGAGCAAATCCGGTGACGTGGTCGAGGCCGGCAGCGGCACCGGCCAGCATGTGGTTGAATTCGCCGGCCGTACCCCTGACATCACCTGGTGGCCGAGCGATCTCAACGCGCAGCATCTCAAAAGCATCGACGCATGGCGGGCGCGCGCCGGATTGCCGAACATCCGCCCGCCGCTGCGGATCGACCTCGCCGACCCCGCATGGTGTGCTCAAATGCACGATGGCAGCGGCCCCGGGAAATTGCTGGCGGTGTTCTGCGCCAACGTGATCCACATCGCGCCGTGGCGCGTTGCGGAAGGGTTGTTCGAAGGCGCGGGGCGTTACCTGCGCGCGGACGGTCGGCTGTTTTTGTACGGGCCGTTCAAGCGCGGCGGCAAGCATACCGCAGTCAGCAATGCCGTGTTCGACACGAGCCTTCGCGAAAGGGACGCCGAATGGGGCGTACGCGATGTCGAGGCTCTGGAACAGCTGGCCGGGAAAGCCGGTCTGGTGCTGATCGAGATTGCCGAAATGCCTGCCAACAACCTGGTCCTGGTGTTTGCCCGATCGAAATCGGCCTGA
- a CDS encoding acyl-CoA dehydrogenase family protein: MSDLESFRRETRAWLDANCPPEMRRPMTSEEDTFWGGRNTKFSSEPQRVWFERMRDKGWTVPHWPKEYGGGGLDPEQTKILRQEMAAMGARQPLVSFGISMLGPALLKYGTDAQKKEHLPKIAAGLIRWCQGYSEPNAGSDLASLQTRAESDGDDFIINGQKIWTSYANYADWIFCLVRSDATAKKHDGISFILFDMASKGVSTKPILLISGRSPFCETFFDDVRVPKANVVGTVNRGWDVAKYLLQHERAMISGMGERGVGRPLGQVAADSVGTDEQGRLEDPMLRGQIATFEIDEAALACAAERAVDLAKAGQAHPAVSSAMKYYGTELNKRRYEILMSAGGVDALEWESERSKGGARPRAWLRTKANSIEGGTSEVMLGIVAKRILDLPGA, from the coding sequence ATGTCCGATCTGGAAAGTTTTCGCCGCGAAACCCGCGCCTGGCTCGATGCCAATTGTCCGCCGGAGATGCGGCGGCCGATGACGTCGGAGGAAGATACGTTCTGGGGCGGCCGCAACACCAAATTCTCCTCCGAGCCGCAGCGCGTCTGGTTCGAGCGGATGCGCGACAAGGGCTGGACCGTGCCGCACTGGCCGAAGGAATATGGTGGGGGAGGCCTCGATCCGGAACAGACAAAAATCTTGCGCCAGGAGATGGCAGCGATGGGCGCGCGCCAGCCGCTGGTGTCGTTCGGCATCTCCATGCTCGGGCCGGCGTTGCTGAAATACGGCACCGACGCGCAGAAGAAGGAACACCTGCCGAAGATCGCGGCAGGGCTGATCCGCTGGTGCCAGGGCTATTCCGAGCCTAACGCCGGCTCGGACCTCGCCTCGCTGCAGACCCGCGCCGAGAGCGACGGCGACGATTTCATCATCAATGGTCAGAAGATCTGGACCTCCTACGCCAATTACGCGGATTGGATTTTCTGCCTGGTGCGCAGCGATGCGACCGCCAAAAAGCATGACGGCATCAGTTTTATTCTGTTCGACATGGCCTCGAAGGGCGTCTCGACCAAGCCGATCCTGCTGATCTCCGGCCGCTCGCCCTTCTGCGAGACCTTCTTCGACGACGTCCGGGTACCCAAGGCCAACGTGGTCGGCACCGTCAATCGCGGCTGGGACGTCGCCAAATATCTGCTGCAGCACGAACGCGCGATGATCTCGGGCATGGGCGAGCGCGGCGTCGGCCGGCCGCTCGGGCAGGTCGCCGCGGATTCGGTGGGCACCGACGAGCAGGGCCGCCTGGAAGACCCGATGCTGCGCGGGCAAATTGCGACCTTCGAGATCGACGAGGCGGCGCTGGCCTGCGCCGCCGAGCGCGCGGTCGATCTGGCGAAAGCCGGTCAGGCGCATCCGGCGGTTTCCTCGGCGATGAAATATTACGGCACCGAACTCAACAAGCGCCGCTACGAAATCCTGATGTCGGCGGGCGGCGTCGATGCGCTGGAATGGGAAAGCGAGCGCTCCAAAGGCGGCGCCCGGCCGCGCGCCTGGCTGCGCACCAAGGCCAACTCGATCGAGGGCGGCACCTCAGAGGTGATGCTCGGCATCGTGGCCAAACGGATTTTGGATTTGCCGGGGGCGTGA
- a CDS encoding MFS transporter: protein MIDMTAADEISGDARARSNVVRLAAAQALTGANSAVIFATGSIVGATLAPDISLATVPLSMYVVGLAAGTLPTGAISRAYGRRVAFIIGTGCGVLTGLLGSFAILHASFPLFCCATFIGGLYGAVSQSYRFAAADGASAQYRPKAVSWVMAGGVFAGVLGPQLVQWTMDVWPPYLFAFSFVVQAIVALIAMAVLVGVDAPKPAPSDFHGGRPLFEIVRQPRFIVAAICGIVSYPMMNLVMTSAPLAMKICGLSISDSNFGIQWHIVAMYGPSFFTGSLIARFGARRVVAAGLLLEAGAATIGLTGITAMYFWATLIVLGVGWNFSFVGASALVLETHRPQERNKVQAFNDFLIFGTMAVGSFSSGQLLANYGWSAVNMVVYPPVLLGLTVLTLASFARRRRARLQAVSEFPEPSI from the coding sequence ATGATCGACATGACCGCGGCTGACGAGATTTCCGGCGACGCCCGCGCGCGGTCCAACGTGGTGCGGCTGGCGGCGGCGCAGGCGCTGACCGGCGCCAACTCGGCGGTGATTTTCGCCACCGGTTCGATTGTCGGTGCGACGCTGGCGCCGGATATCTCGCTCGCGACCGTGCCGCTCTCGATGTATGTGGTGGGACTGGCCGCCGGCACGCTGCCGACCGGCGCGATCTCGCGTGCCTACGGCCGCCGCGTCGCCTTCATCATCGGCACCGGCTGCGGCGTGCTGACCGGCCTGCTCGGGTCGTTCGCGATCCTGCACGCGTCGTTCCCGCTGTTTTGCTGCGCGACGTTCATCGGCGGGCTTTATGGCGCGGTGTCGCAGTCCTACCGTTTTGCCGCCGCCGACGGCGCCAGCGCGCAATATCGGCCCAAGGCCGTGTCGTGGGTGATGGCCGGCGGCGTGTTTGCCGGCGTGCTCGGCCCGCAGCTCGTGCAATGGACGATGGATGTCTGGCCGCCCTATCTGTTCGCCTTCAGCTTTGTGGTGCAGGCGATCGTCGCACTGATCGCGATGGCGGTTCTGGTGGGCGTTGATGCGCCAAAACCTGCGCCGTCGGATTTTCACGGCGGCCGTCCGCTGTTCGAGATCGTGCGGCAACCGCGGTTCATCGTGGCCGCTATCTGCGGCATCGTCTCCTATCCCATGATGAATCTCGTGATGACGTCGGCGCCGCTGGCGATGAAAATATGCGGGCTCAGCATCAGCGATTCCAACTTCGGCATTCAGTGGCATATCGTGGCGATGTACGGGCCGAGTTTCTTTACCGGCTCCCTGATCGCGCGTTTCGGGGCGCGAAGGGTGGTCGCGGCCGGCCTGTTGCTCGAAGCGGGTGCGGCGACGATCGGGCTAACCGGTATTACGGCGATGTACTTCTGGGCCACCCTGATCGTGCTCGGCGTCGGCTGGAATTTCAGCTTCGTCGGCGCCTCCGCGCTGGTGCTGGAAACGCACCGCCCGCAGGAGCGCAACAAGGTGCAGGCGTTCAATGATTTTCTGATATTCGGGACGATGGCGGTGGGGTCGTTCTCGTCCGGCCAGTTGCTGGCGAATTACGGCTGGTCCGCGGTGAATATGGTGGTGTATCCGCCGGTGCTGTTGGGGCTGACGGTCCTGACCCTGGCCTCGTTCGCCCGGCGCCGGCGGGCAAGGCTGCAGGCGGTGTCGGAGTTTCCCGAACCGAGTATCTGA
- the soxY gene encoding thiosulfate oxidation carrier protein SoxY, protein MSITDNGFPATRRLILQGAGVVALVGLGNIGFGLAPALAAANDKYPEDAFKAKSAADAIKALYGKTAEPSDKVKLDAPEIAENGAVVPISVTTDLGDVTSISFLVTDNPNALAASYRIPAGTMPSVANRLKMAKTSNVIAIVEAGGKLYSATKEVKVTVGGCGG, encoded by the coding sequence ATGAGCATCACTGACAACGGCTTTCCGGCGACGCGGCGCCTGATCCTGCAAGGCGCGGGGGTGGTCGCGCTGGTCGGCCTTGGCAACATTGGCTTTGGCCTGGCTCCGGCGCTTGCCGCGGCCAACGACAAATATCCTGAGGATGCGTTCAAGGCGAAGAGTGCCGCGGACGCGATCAAGGCGCTGTATGGCAAAACCGCCGAGCCGTCGGACAAGGTAAAACTCGATGCGCCTGAAATCGCCGAGAACGGCGCGGTGGTTCCGATCTCGGTCACGACCGACCTTGGCGACGTCACCTCGATCTCGTTTCTGGTCACCGACAATCCGAATGCGCTGGCGGCCTCCTACAGAATTCCGGCCGGCACGATGCCGAGCGTCGCCAATCGCCTCAAAATGGCGAAGACCAGCAACGTAATCGCGATCGTAGAAGCCGGCGGCAAGCTTTACAGCGCGACCAAGGAAGTCAAAGTCACCGTCGGTGGCTGCGGCGGCTGA
- a CDS encoding carboxymuconolactone decarboxylase family protein, producing the protein MRLKLLSPGEMSEDQKQTYDESIAGKRGKPPPPMMAWLNSPEMARHATRLGGFLRFDTLFPAKLSEIAILVTARHWTSHYEWYAHKRLALAGGMDPALIDAIRDRRTPHFDDPKGQMIYDVSRSLHEGHGVSKGLYDEAVKMLTERGLVEIIGLCGYYTMVSMTLNTFEFDLPEGQVSELA; encoded by the coding sequence ATGCGGCTGAAGTTGCTTTCGCCTGGCGAAATGAGCGAGGACCAGAAACAGACCTACGACGAATCGATCGCCGGCAAGCGCGGCAAGCCGCCGCCGCCGATGATGGCCTGGCTCAACAGCCCGGAAATGGCGCGGCACGCCACGCGGCTGGGCGGCTTCCTGCGGTTCGATACGCTGTTTCCGGCGAAACTGTCGGAGATCGCGATCCTGGTCACCGCGCGGCACTGGACCTCGCACTACGAATGGTACGCCCACAAGCGGCTGGCGCTTGCGGGCGGCATGGATCCGGCCCTCATCGACGCCATCAGGGATCGCCGCACGCCGCATTTCGACGACCCGAAGGGCCAGATGATCTACGACGTCTCGAGATCGCTGCACGAAGGCCACGGCGTTTCCAAAGGCTTGTACGACGAGGCCGTCAAGATGCTCACCGAGCGCGGACTGGTCGAAATCATCGGACTGTGCGGCTATTACACGATGGTCTCGATGACGCTGAATACGTTCGAGTTCGATCTGCCGGAGGGACAGGTTTCCGAATTAGCGTGA
- a CDS encoding VOC family protein, with product MPETSTPIIAGTRIGHVHLKVADLDRALAFYCGVLGFELTQRLSSGAAFISAGGYHHHIGLNTWESRGGHPPPPGTTGLFHTAILYPTRPALADALHRLIQAGIALDGASDHGVSEALYLRDPDENGVELYWDRPREQWPRQPDGSLAMFTHRLDLDDLLRQRET from the coding sequence ATGCCAGAGACCTCCACACCCATCATTGCAGGCACGCGGATCGGGCACGTTCATCTCAAGGTCGCCGATCTCGATCGCGCGCTGGCGTTTTATTGCGGCGTGCTGGGCTTTGAGCTGACGCAACGCTTAAGCTCCGGCGCCGCGTTCATTTCGGCCGGCGGCTATCACCATCACATCGGTCTCAACACCTGGGAAAGCCGGGGCGGCCATCCGCCACCCCCGGGAACGACGGGATTGTTTCACACCGCGATCCTTTATCCGACCCGGCCCGCGCTGGCAGATGCCTTGCATCGCCTGATCCAGGCCGGAATTGCCCTCGACGGCGCCAGCGACCACGGCGTCAGCGAGGCGCTTTACCTGCGCGATCCCGACGAGAACGGCGTCGAACTGTATTGGGACCGGCCCAGGGAGCAGTGGCCGCGCCAGCCGGACGGATCGCTCGCGATGTTCACCCACCGGCTCGACCTCGACGACTTGCTGCGGCAGCGGGAGACGTAG